A window of the Lactuca sativa cultivar Salinas chromosome 7, Lsat_Salinas_v11, whole genome shotgun sequence genome harbors these coding sequences:
- the LOC111893943 gene encoding uncharacterized protein LOC111893943, which yields MKCFLDAYKGYHQILMSKEDKEKTAFYTDHGTFCYTKMPFGLKNAGATYQRLVDSIFAKQIGRNIEVYVDNMVIKSPDEERMLQDIEETFQTLEAVKMKLNPAKCTFGVEEGQFLGYYVTRQGVQPSPTKILLKPGTSGRLAKWAIELGEHDINYRPRTSIKGQALADFLLEIPDVGNPAKEKVWVVEEAPTEQGSWTLYTDGASSREGSGAGLILTSPKGEEVTYALRFDFHTSNNEAEYEALLAGLRLARQMGAKAVTALTDSRLAALRSQR from the exons ATGAAATGCTTTCTAGATGCGTATAAGGGATACCACCAGATATTGATGAGCAAGGAAGACAAAGAGAAGACTGCCTTCTATACGGATCATGGCACTTTTTGCTACACTAAGATGCCTTTCGGATTAAAGAACGCGGGGGCAACATATCAACGTCTGGTTGATTCGATATTCGCCAAGCAGATTGGAAGGAACATTGAGGTGTACGTGGACAATATGGTAATTAAAAGCCCGGATGAGGAGAGGATGCTTCAAGACATCGAGGAAACATTCCAGACGCTAGAAGCTGTCAAGATGAAGCTAAACCCAGCTAAGTGCACGTTTGGAGTGGAAGAAGGGCAATTCCTAGGATACTATGTCACCAGACAGGGCGTCCAACCTAGCCCGACCAAG ATCTTGCTCAAGCCAGGGACGTCAGGGCGACTGGCCAAGTGGGCAATTGAGTTGGGGGAACACGACATAAACTACCGCCCAAGAACGAGTATCAAGGGGCAGGCGCTAGCCGACTTCTTACTGGAAATCCCAGACGTAGGGAACCCGGCAAAGGAGAAGGTGTGGGTAGTTGAAGAGGCCCCGACGGAGCAGGGTTCATGGACCCTGTATACGGATGGAGCATCCAGCAGGGAAGGCTCGGGGGCGGGACTGATTTTAACAAGCCCGAAAGGAGAGGAAGTAACCTATGCCCTCCGTTTCGACTTCCACACATCAAACAACGAAGCGGAGTACGAGGCGCTTCTTGCAGGGTTACGCTTAGCTAGACAGATGGGTGCGAAAGCTGTAACAGCCTTAACTGACTCGAGGTTAGCAGCATTACGAAGTCAACGGTAG